The Gracilimonas sp. genome includes a region encoding these proteins:
- a CDS encoding putative peptidoglycan glycosyltransferase FtsW: MIYTSPHSNISNIIGTSAEDIDTRKQGSDRYLLMSVVILMTFGMLAVYSSIAFFAETKSTTAGTLIVGHLVKLGIAFFVMLIASKMNYHTIAKFSRVGMVISLLLLLAVLAFGTEQFGAKRWLNVGGFSFQPSMVATVALMIHVCVLLSEKQEYIKDFKKTFLPIMFWVILTCGLIGIEDFSSAAILMGICLVIMFVGRVSVIQLGSLVAIGILGGALLLGQSTNRQDRIEQYLNQIKEIPSEHIIQGSGYQAQQAHIAIAKGELMGVGIGKSSQRDFLPAPYNDFIFAIIAEEYGLIGAMSLIFIFTLILFRGIVFIARNAEDHLGSLLAVACTLTIVFYGFVNAGVASGILPVTGLPMPFVSYGGTSMLFAGLMVGILLNISKHNRDRRTLFYG; this comes from the coding sequence ATGATATACACGAGTCCACATAGCAATATTTCCAACATCATCGGCACTTCTGCTGAGGATATCGATACGCGCAAGCAAGGCAGCGATCGGTACCTGTTGATGTCGGTTGTGATCCTGATGACGTTCGGGATGCTGGCGGTGTATTCGTCTATCGCATTTTTTGCGGAAACCAAATCTACCACGGCCGGAACATTGATTGTTGGCCACCTGGTGAAGCTTGGGATCGCATTCTTTGTAATGCTGATTGCCTCAAAGATGAATTATCACACCATTGCCAAATTCAGCCGGGTCGGTATGGTTATAAGTTTACTTCTTTTACTGGCTGTGCTTGCATTTGGAACCGAACAGTTTGGCGCCAAGCGCTGGCTAAATGTAGGCGGATTTTCTTTCCAGCCATCGATGGTTGCCACCGTGGCCCTGATGATTCACGTTTGTGTGCTGCTAAGTGAGAAGCAGGAATACATCAAGGATTTCAAAAAGACCTTCCTCCCCATCATGTTTTGGGTGATTCTGACCTGCGGGCTTATTGGTATCGAAGATTTCAGTAGTGCAGCCATCCTGATGGGAATTTGCCTGGTCATTATGTTTGTAGGCAGAGTAAGCGTAATTCAACTGGGCTCCCTGGTTGCCATTGGGATTTTGGGTGGAGCCTTACTGCTTGGCCAATCCACAAACCGACAGGATAGAATTGAACAGTACCTGAACCAGATTAAAGAGATTCCAAGCGAGCACATCATACAAGGTAGCGGATACCAGGCACAACAGGCTCATATCGCCATTGCCAAAGGTGAACTTATGGGCGTTGGTATTGGGAAAAGCTCACAACGCGACTTCCTCCCTGCCCCATACAACGATTTTATTTTTGCGATTATCGCCGAGGAATATGGACTGATCGGTGCGATGTCACTCATTTTCATTTTCACACTGATTTTATTCCGGGGCATCGTATTTATCGCCCGGAATGCGGAAGACCATCTGGGATCATTATTGGCTGTGGCCTGTACGCTGACTATCGTTTTTTATGGATTCGTAAACGCCGGGGTAGCAAGTGGCATCCTTCCGGTAACGGGACTTCCCATGCCTTTTGTAAGCTATGGCGGAACCAGCATGCTTTTTGCCGGCCTGATGGTAGGAATCCTCCTCAATATCTCGAAACATAACCGGGACCGGAGGACCTTATTCTATGGATAA
- the mraY gene encoding phospho-N-acetylmuramoyl-pentapeptide-transferase — translation MLHELFTWLDATYDVPGTGAVAFISTRTALAAVTSLLISLFVGKKIIHWLSKLQLREVIRDDIGLDSHLAKGETPTMGGVIIILAIVIPALLWMKMESIYSWLIVFVVLALGIVGFIDDYIKVVKKDKSGLAGWFKIAGQVIVGLVVGAVLYFHPDFETFNSLSTVPFLKNVNIDYAYFGETLGWMIYLGVAVFVITAVSNATNLTDGLDGLAAGTSAICGIVFAIFAYVSGRVDFSGFLDIMYLPGAGELTIFAASLIGACIGFLWYNTNPASVFMGDTGSLALGGAFGAVALMLHKELLLPFICGIFFIETLSVIIQTTWFKYTKRKYGEGRRVFLMTPIHHHYEKKGWPEQKIVVRFWIITVLLGILSLLTLKIR, via the coding sequence ATGCTGCACGAACTTTTCACCTGGCTTGATGCTACTTATGACGTTCCCGGTACCGGAGCCGTCGCTTTCATTTCTACCCGAACAGCGCTGGCTGCCGTTACTTCCTTGCTGATCAGCCTTTTTGTTGGTAAGAAAATCATTCACTGGCTGAGTAAACTTCAGCTGCGGGAAGTGATTCGGGACGACATTGGATTAGACAGCCACCTCGCCAAAGGCGAAACACCAACCATGGGCGGTGTGATTATTATCCTGGCAATCGTTATCCCTGCTCTTTTGTGGATGAAGATGGAAAGCATCTACAGCTGGCTTATTGTATTCGTAGTTCTGGCCTTGGGAATCGTTGGCTTTATTGATGATTACATCAAAGTGGTGAAAAAGGATAAAAGCGGACTCGCCGGATGGTTTAAAATTGCCGGTCAGGTAATTGTTGGTCTGGTTGTGGGTGCCGTACTGTACTTCCATCCTGATTTTGAGACCTTTAATTCCCTTTCAACGGTTCCTTTTCTAAAGAATGTAAACATTGATTACGCCTATTTCGGTGAGACTTTAGGCTGGATGATTTATCTCGGAGTGGCTGTTTTTGTGATTACAGCCGTGAGCAACGCAACCAACTTAACGGATGGTTTAGACGGACTTGCTGCCGGAACATCCGCTATTTGTGGGATTGTATTCGCCATTTTTGCCTACGTGTCCGGCCGGGTTGACTTCTCCGGATTCCTCGACATTATGTACCTGCCGGGAGCCGGTGAGCTCACCATTTTTGCGGCTTCACTGATTGGGGCCTGTATCGGTTTTCTGTGGTATAACACGAATCCCGCCTCGGTTTTTATGGGAGATACCGGTTCACTCGCACTGGGCGGCGCATTTGGAGCCGTGGCTTTGATGCTGCATAAAGAACTTCTGCTCCCCTTCATTTGTGGAATCTTTTTTATTGAAACGCTTTCGGTGATCATTCAAACTACATGGTTCAAATACACCAAAAGAAAGTATGGTGAAGGCCGGCGTGTCTTCCTAATGACGCCCATCCACCATCATTATGAAAAGAAAGGGTGGCCTGAACAGAAAATCGTAGTCCGATTCTGGATCATCACTGTTTTATTGGGAATTCTAAGCCTGTTAACGCTCAAAATCCGATGA
- the murG gene encoding undecaprenyldiphospho-muramoylpentapeptide beta-N-acetylglucosaminyltransferase, whose product MDKNPRILLAAGGTGGHVYPAIAIADALKKEQAETEILFVGTRDHMEWQAVPKAGYDIRNVWISGFHRRFTLKNLLFPVKLMTSLVQSMRILSGYKPHVVVSCGGYVAGPVGWVAGKKGISIVIQEQNSFPGVTNRLLAKFATKIFTAFKEADRYLPEDKTEITGNPTRATLTGADRSKALQSFGFDESKPVLLVMGGSGGARTINEAMKANIEHLHDKAGLQVIWQCGARYYDELSTEINEKKLENLRLTAFLDNMAEAYAAADLVISRAGASSCSELMLTGKPSVLVPSPNVAGDHQTQNAKAMVDAGASKLLEDTAMKETMTELVEQLIFDQENLKRMNQAALNLAKPDAAKLIAKEILEIAKSKL is encoded by the coding sequence ATGGATAAGAATCCCCGCATTTTATTGGCAGCCGGCGGAACAGGCGGACATGTATATCCGGCTATTGCTATTGCAGATGCCCTGAAGAAAGAGCAAGCTGAAACGGAAATCCTGTTTGTGGGAACCAGGGACCATATGGAATGGCAGGCTGTTCCCAAAGCAGGGTACGATATCAGAAATGTATGGATCAGTGGTTTCCACCGCCGGTTCACCCTGAAAAATTTACTATTCCCGGTGAAGCTGATGACCAGCCTGGTGCAAAGCATGAGAATTTTATCGGGCTATAAACCACATGTTGTGGTTTCCTGTGGAGGATATGTAGCCGGTCCGGTTGGATGGGTAGCCGGCAAAAAAGGTATTTCGATTGTGATTCAGGAGCAGAACAGCTTTCCCGGAGTCACTAACCGGCTGCTGGCCAAATTCGCAACTAAGATATTTACGGCCTTTAAAGAGGCGGATCGATATCTCCCCGAGGATAAAACGGAGATTACTGGAAACCCAACCCGTGCCACTTTAACCGGAGCTGACAGATCAAAAGCATTACAGTCTTTTGGGTTTGATGAGAGCAAGCCGGTGTTATTGGTTATGGGTGGAAGTGGTGGAGCTAGAACCATTAACGAGGCGATGAAAGCCAATATCGAGCACCTTCATGACAAAGCCGGATTACAGGTTATCTGGCAATGCGGAGCCCGGTATTATGACGAGCTCTCTACCGAAATCAACGAAAAGAAATTAGAAAACCTGCGGCTCACGGCCTTCCTCGATAATATGGCGGAAGCGTACGCAGCTGCAGATTTGGTAATAAGCCGTGCGGGTGCAAGTTCCTGCTCGGAGTTAATGCTAACGGGAAAACCAAGTGTATTGGTCCCCTCTCCTAATGTTGCAGGAGATCACCAGACACAAAACGCTAAAGCAATGGTGGATGCAGGTGCATCTAAACTGTTGGAGGATACTGCTATGAAAGAGACCATGACAGAACTGGTGGAGCAATTAATCTTTGATCAGGAAAACCTGAAACGCATGAATCAGGCTGCATTGAATTTAGCAAAACCCGATGCCGCCAAGCTGATTGCCAAGGAAATATTAGAAATCGCAAAATCGAAGTTATAA
- the murC gene encoding UDP-N-acetylmuramate--L-alanine ligase: MVGIGGIGMSGMAEILLQRGYKVTGSDGAVTETTKRLQELGATVHKGHKAEYIEGADVVVYTSAVKADENVETKAAIEERIPTIKRAEMLAELMKMKFGIGVAGTHGKTTTTTMVGHVTQDGNYDPTIIVGGKVHSFDKTNAVVGKGDLIVVEADEFDRTFLRLSPSLAIITNIEAEHLDIYDDLEDVKQAFIDYANKVPFYGAVIVCLDDPNVRSILPELEKRVITYGLTPQAQLRATDIRSDAFTSTFSVIWEDDKLGVVTLKAPGEHNVKNALAAIATGLELDIDFKLIKKGLERYEGVFRRFQLKYDNGCMVIDDYAHHPTEVHATLQAANKGWPDRRVVAVFQPHLYSRTQDLYKEFGLSFFDAEMLIVTDVYPSREQPIEGVTGKLIADTAEQYGHKNVMYVENKEDVTKTLKEIAEPGDIIITMGAGDIYRFGEEFVEALKSGKFKPKAK; this comes from the coding sequence ATGGTGGGTATAGGTGGCATTGGTATGAGCGGGATGGCCGAAATATTGTTGCAGCGCGGATATAAAGTAACCGGCTCGGACGGTGCGGTAACCGAGACCACCAAGCGCCTGCAGGAACTCGGCGCTACGGTTCACAAAGGTCATAAGGCTGAATATATTGAAGGGGCTGACGTGGTTGTTTACACCAGTGCCGTTAAAGCCGATGAGAATGTAGAAACCAAAGCGGCTATTGAAGAGCGTATCCCGACCATCAAACGAGCAGAAATGCTGGCCGAGCTAATGAAAATGAAGTTCGGTATTGGCGTAGCCGGCACCCATGGCAAAACTACAACCACCACTATGGTGGGCCATGTAACCCAGGATGGAAATTACGACCCGACCATTATTGTAGGCGGCAAAGTACACAGTTTCGACAAAACCAACGCTGTGGTAGGTAAAGGAGATTTGATTGTCGTGGAGGCTGATGAGTTTGACCGCACCTTCCTACGCCTCTCTCCTTCTCTGGCCATTATCACGAATATTGAAGCCGAACACCTTGACATCTACGATGATCTTGAAGATGTGAAACAGGCGTTCATCGATTACGCCAACAAGGTGCCCTTTTACGGAGCGGTTATCGTCTGTTTGGATGATCCTAACGTCCGAAGCATTTTGCCGGAATTAGAGAAGCGGGTGATCACCTATGGGCTAACACCCCAAGCTCAGCTTCGTGCCACCGATATTCGTTCTGATGCTTTTACCAGTACGTTTTCTGTGATCTGGGAAGATGATAAACTTGGAGTGGTCACACTGAAAGCTCCCGGCGAGCATAATGTGAAAAATGCCCTTGCTGCTATCGCAACAGGTTTAGAGCTCGATATTGATTTTAAGCTGATTAAGAAAGGATTGGAGCGATATGAAGGTGTATTCCGTCGCTTCCAACTGAAGTATGATAACGGCTGTATGGTGATTGATGATTATGCTCATCACCCGACCGAAGTTCATGCGACCTTACAGGCGGCAAACAAAGGCTGGCCCGATCGCCGGGTAGTTGCTGTTTTTCAGCCGCACTTGTACTCACGTACCCAGGATTTATACAAGGAATTTGGACTCTCGTTTTTTGATGCGGAGATGCTGATTGTGACCGATGTGTATCCCTCCCGCGAACAGCCTATTGAAGGTGTAACCGGGAAATTGATTGCGGATACCGCTGAACAGTATGGCCACAAGAATGTAATGTACGTCGAGAATAAAGAGGACGTCACCAAAACTCTGAAAGAAATTGCAGAACCCGGCGACATCATCATCACGATGGGTGCCGGAGATATTTATCGCTTTGGCGAAGAGTTCGTGGAAGCATTGAAATCAGGGAAATTCAAACCAAAAGCCAAGTAG
- a CDS encoding penicillin-binding transpeptidase domain-containing protein yields the protein MDERTAILSRMFIVLGLILLIPCALGFQLIRINYVEGEELRELWSKQAVDQIPIPAQRGNIYDANGTLLATNAVDYKLAFDPKVTVNGKAGVPKEQVEQLITKLSALTKKSDSFYRTKINSAPARSRYIVLETNLSVLAKDQIKALDIDGVILEENYRRKYTFGTLAAHTLGFVNHETNGRIGLEAYYNEELKGEDGVRQVRRDPFNRIFEYVGAPKKLPRNGYSLHTTIDAYLQAILEDELKAGVDKHLANYGTGIILDPKTGAIKALANYPTFDPNYPGSNNEENRRNFAISDMIEPGSTFKLVTAIAAVEQGVVDFNEVFETPDDGEVVIHDLVLRDHDPLGDLTFKEVIQKSSNVATAEIAMRMDKEVFYQYARNMGFGSSTNIDLIGEVEGRLAKPYEWSLVTLPWMSHGYEIQTTPLQIAQAYAAFANNGKMMRPYLVERIEDKNGDVVSEHEPVEIRRIAKKSTLDKLYPIFESVVADAGTGDLAQVNGLRIAGKTGTAKKVVNGRYTNNYRGSFVGFFPVEDPQYVCLILLDEPRTSGYGGFTAAPIFQNVAKRIAGLDNNIQQNMKVGEEQNPDFVQVPYLKGLKKKQAIELLAGLNIPYEVNGKAGYITKQTPEAGTQINIGQEISLTLSETYAPSDSAKVKDGYAEIPDLIGMNMRQATNLLTERGLETEIIGSGTVFAQYPKKGEHLRKGYSVTIRGKAKSLELLTQTEKR from the coding sequence ATGGATGAACGCACTGCCATATTAAGCCGAATGTTTATCGTTCTAGGGTTGATACTCCTCATCCCCTGCGCCTTGGGTTTCCAGCTCATTCGCATTAATTATGTGGAAGGAGAAGAATTGCGCGAACTCTGGAGCAAGCAAGCCGTGGATCAGATCCCGATACCTGCCCAGCGCGGCAACATCTATGATGCCAATGGCACCCTGCTGGCAACCAATGCCGTGGACTACAAACTGGCTTTTGACCCTAAAGTAACGGTAAACGGGAAAGCCGGCGTACCCAAAGAGCAGGTTGAGCAGCTGATCACCAAACTATCCGCTTTAACCAAAAAGAGTGACTCTTTTTATAGAACAAAAATAAATTCAGCACCTGCCCGCTCCCGCTACATCGTTCTTGAAACCAACTTGTCGGTATTAGCCAAAGATCAGATCAAAGCTCTGGATATTGATGGCGTTATCCTGGAAGAAAACTACCGGCGTAAATATACCTTCGGAACGCTTGCGGCCCACACCTTAGGGTTTGTAAACCATGAAACCAACGGGCGAATTGGACTGGAGGCCTATTATAATGAGGAATTAAAAGGAGAAGATGGTGTCCGCCAGGTACGCCGCGATCCGTTCAACCGAATTTTCGAATATGTAGGGGCACCCAAAAAACTTCCCCGCAACGGATACTCATTACATACCACCATCGATGCCTACCTGCAGGCCATCCTCGAAGATGAGCTAAAGGCCGGCGTGGATAAGCATCTTGCCAATTACGGGACGGGCATCATCCTGGACCCTAAAACCGGAGCCATTAAAGCCCTGGCAAATTATCCCACTTTCGATCCCAACTATCCCGGGAGTAACAATGAAGAAAACCGCCGGAACTTCGCTATTTCTGACATGATCGAGCCCGGTTCTACCTTCAAACTGGTTACAGCCATTGCTGCTGTAGAACAAGGTGTGGTTGATTTTAATGAAGTTTTTGAGACACCCGATGACGGTGAAGTTGTAATCCATGACCTTGTACTAAGAGATCATGATCCGCTGGGCGACCTTACCTTTAAAGAGGTTATCCAGAAATCATCCAACGTAGCAACGGCAGAAATTGCCATGCGGATGGACAAGGAAGTCTTTTACCAGTATGCCCGAAATATGGGTTTTGGCTCCAGCACCAACATCGACCTGATTGGTGAAGTGGAGGGAAGGCTTGCAAAACCTTACGAATGGAGTTTGGTAACGCTGCCCTGGATGTCGCACGGATATGAAATCCAAACCACTCCGCTGCAAATCGCACAGGCTTATGCGGCTTTTGCGAACAACGGAAAGATGATGCGGCCTTACCTGGTGGAGCGAATTGAGGACAAAAACGGGGACGTTGTTTCTGAACACGAACCGGTAGAAATCCGCCGAATCGCCAAAAAATCTACTTTAGACAAACTGTATCCCATTTTTGAAAGTGTAGTTGCTGATGCCGGAACGGGTGACCTCGCCCAGGTGAACGGGCTGAGAATAGCCGGAAAAACCGGAACCGCCAAGAAAGTGGTTAACGGCCGGTACACCAATAATTATCGGGGCTCATTCGTAGGCTTCTTCCCGGTTGAAGATCCCCAATATGTATGCCTGATTCTTTTGGATGAACCCCGAACAAGTGGTTATGGAGGGTTTACCGCCGCACCGATTTTTCAAAATGTGGCTAAGCGAATTGCGGGACTGGATAACAACATTCAGCAGAATATGAAAGTTGGTGAAGAGCAGAATCCGGATTTTGTGCAGGTTCCGTATTTGAAAGGACTTAAAAAGAAACAAGCTATTGAATTACTCGCCGGGTTGAACATTCCTTATGAAGTAAATGGTAAAGCCGGCTATATCACGAAGCAAACTCCTGAAGCAGGCACTCAAATAAACATTGGACAAGAAATTTCTTTAACGCTTTCGGAAACTTATGCGCCTTCTGACAGTGCAAAAGTGAAAGACGGATATGCTGAGATTCCTGACCTGATTGGCATGAACATGCGTCAGGCCACCAACCTGCTTACCGAGCGTGGACTCGAAACCGAGATTATTGGTTCAGGAACCGTATTTGCGCAGTATCCCAAAAAAGGGGAACACCTTCGGAAAGGATATAGCGTAACGATTCGCGGTAAAGCGAAATCACTGGAATTACTCACTCAAACTGAAAAGCGATAA
- a CDS encoding cell division protein FtsQ/DivIB: MSNQGSNKSLLPWITTVLMVTGIAVLAALYWNRNVTVQDVQVNSLYYTGYEQVKQAADIPMGIKPDSLNLDVVVQRVEKLDYVRSVKPYIEPSGDLRLTVAERQPIALLVNGSDRMYVDAEGVRLPILDGKTQDVPLLYGYSTTSGDTIKTEDFAQVRDFLMRAKIDGFGWTTISEVVYDETDGVVALSHENGVKLLFGRNDFQTKLENWKAFYTDVIKVKGIQSMRQVDLRFTNQVVTREI; encoded by the coding sequence TTGAGCAACCAAGGATCAAATAAAAGCCTGCTCCCCTGGATTACCACCGTATTGATGGTAACGGGAATTGCTGTGCTTGCTGCGCTCTACTGGAACAGGAATGTGACCGTGCAGGATGTGCAGGTAAACAGCTTGTACTACACCGGCTATGAGCAGGTGAAGCAAGCTGCGGATATTCCAATGGGCATTAAGCCGGACAGTTTGAACCTGGATGTAGTTGTTCAGCGGGTAGAAAAATTGGATTACGTACGATCGGTGAAACCCTATATCGAACCAAGCGGTGATTTGCGGCTCACTGTAGCAGAACGACAGCCCATTGCCCTATTGGTGAATGGATCCGACCGAATGTATGTGGATGCCGAGGGCGTACGTTTACCCATACTGGATGGAAAAACGCAGGATGTTCCGCTTTTGTATGGATACAGCACAACATCTGGTGATACAATCAAGACAGAAGACTTTGCACAGGTACGAGATTTTTTGATGCGAGCCAAAATAGATGGCTTTGGATGGACTACCATCAGCGAAGTGGTATATGATGAAACCGACGGCGTGGTAGCTTTAAGTCATGAAAATGGAGTGAAGCTGCTGTTTGGCCGAAATGACTTTCAAACCAAACTGGAGAACTGGAAAGCCTTTTATACGGATGTAATTAAGGTGAAAGGCATTCAATCGATGCGACAAGTTGATCTCCGGTTTACAAATCAGGTGGTGACCCGTGAAATTTGA
- the murD gene encoding UDP-N-acetylmuramoyl-L-alanine--D-glutamate ligase, whose amino-acid sequence MREVKDQHIVVIGAARSGMAAALLLHKKGADIFVSDYGAISEDAKKKLESAGIPFEENGHTDKAKQGDFAVVSPGVPTEAPIVQYYLNDGKDVFSEIEVAGWFTDQNIIAVTGSNGKTTVANWLDHVWKTAKRKHALAGNIGLAFSDEIDRNKGDFLLEVSSFQLDHIKDFKPAVSLILNITPDHLNRYQHSLEAYAAAKFRITENQTGDDRFIFNYDDPIIQKHVEQLKQKQSAPQLWAFSNKREVPEGAFVRDNQIIFKFNNKEESLMSVEEIGLRGKHNLSNGLATALAARAAEIKNEAIRESLKSFTGVEHRLELAREVDGVKYINDSKATNVNAVWFALDSFHVPVTLILGGRDKGNDYSELEAQIREKVHTIIAIGESKDRVEEQLGKVAPNFVRVETMGGAVRAAKKVAKRGEVVLLSPACASFDMFDSYEHRGKIFKEEVNKL is encoded by the coding sequence ATGAGAGAAGTTAAAGACCAACATATCGTTGTGATTGGTGCTGCCCGAAGTGGTATGGCAGCTGCTCTCCTCCTTCATAAAAAGGGAGCGGATATTTTTGTGTCTGATTACGGGGCTATCTCTGAAGATGCGAAGAAGAAGTTGGAGTCGGCGGGAATTCCTTTTGAAGAAAACGGACACACGGACAAAGCAAAGCAAGGTGATTTTGCCGTTGTAAGTCCGGGCGTGCCTACTGAAGCTCCAATTGTTCAGTATTACCTGAATGATGGCAAGGACGTGTTTTCTGAAATTGAAGTTGCCGGGTGGTTCACTGATCAAAACATCATTGCCGTAACCGGAAGTAATGGAAAAACGACAGTTGCTAACTGGCTTGATCATGTATGGAAGACCGCCAAGCGGAAACACGCCCTCGCCGGAAACATCGGTTTGGCCTTTTCAGATGAAATTGACAGGAATAAAGGTGATTTCCTTCTGGAAGTGAGCAGCTTTCAGCTCGATCATATTAAAGATTTTAAACCGGCGGTGAGCTTGATTCTAAACATCACCCCTGATCACCTGAACCGCTACCAGCACAGCCTTGAGGCCTATGCTGCTGCAAAATTCAGAATTACAGAAAATCAGACGGGGGATGACCGGTTCATCTTCAATTACGATGACCCCATCATCCAAAAACATGTTGAACAGCTAAAGCAAAAACAATCGGCTCCACAATTATGGGCGTTCTCCAACAAACGGGAAGTACCTGAAGGAGCCTTTGTTCGCGACAATCAAATCATCTTCAAATTCAACAACAAAGAAGAATCCCTTATGTCAGTAGAAGAAATAGGACTACGTGGCAAGCACAATTTAAGTAATGGACTTGCCACCGCATTGGCAGCTCGTGCGGCTGAAATTAAAAATGAGGCGATACGCGAGAGCCTGAAAAGCTTCACCGGTGTGGAGCATCGCCTGGAACTGGCCCGCGAAGTTGATGGCGTGAAGTATATAAATGATAGTAAAGCGACTAATGTAAATGCGGTTTGGTTTGCATTAGACAGTTTTCACGTTCCGGTTACACTGATTTTAGGCGGTCGCGACAAAGGAAATGACTATAGCGAGCTGGAAGCTCAAATCCGCGAAAAGGTTCACACCATCATTGCAATTGGGGAATCCAAAGACCGGGTTGAGGAACAGCTTGGGAAAGTAGCTCCCAACTTTGTTCGGGTTGAAACCATGGGCGGTGCTGTAAGGGCTGCAAAGAAAGTAGCCAAACGGGGTGAAGTCGTGCTTTTAAGTCCGGCCTGCGCCTCTTTTGATATGTTTGACAGCTACGAACACCGCGGTAAAATTTTCAAAGAAGAAGTAAACAAATTGTGA
- a CDS encoding UDP-N-acetylmuramoyl-L-alanyl-D-glutamate--2,6-diaminopimelate ligase: MTIDKLIEICNPLHVTNKDFDGEITTFAIDSREVKEGTVFIAIRGTQVDGHMFLEDAIGRGAKVIICEESYYTEADVCVIEVENTQKLAGPIAQAFAGNPAEQLKVIGITGTNGKTTTATLVYQVLRACGEKASLLGTVSKRILEEVLDSKLTTSDPIELANDMKTMVEAGSDYLVMEVSSHALDQDRVAGIDFDVAAFTNLSQDHLDYHENLDQYAKAKKILFDNLPESSTAVINADDVQGEFMLKDCKAGKSLLSFDNESAHILKNSSDGITIVVNEEKIESPLIGTFNAYNVGEAFLICRALGLEAKDITAALSNAKGAPGRMEPVTVEGDNLPKVIVDYAHTPNALENVCSTLSSVKEANQTLTVIFGAGGDRDSSKRPKMAKAAAEFADKIIVTSDNPRTENPDLIIADILDGFEVLDNVKSITDRKQAIQQAIADANGNEIILIAGKGHEDYQEVDGKRHHFDDREIARESLTQKAGGGD; encoded by the coding sequence TTGACGATAGATAAACTCATAGAAATTTGTAACCCGCTGCACGTCACAAACAAAGATTTTGATGGTGAGATAACTACGTTCGCCATCGATTCTCGTGAGGTGAAGGAAGGTACTGTCTTTATCGCCATTCGCGGCACACAGGTTGACGGGCACATGTTTTTAGAAGATGCCATCGGTCGTGGTGCCAAAGTTATTATCTGTGAGGAATCCTACTATACTGAAGCTGATGTATGTGTGATTGAAGTTGAAAACACACAGAAACTGGCCGGACCTATTGCCCAGGCTTTTGCGGGGAACCCGGCAGAACAGCTCAAAGTGATTGGCATTACCGGAACCAACGGTAAGACCACTACCGCAACCCTGGTGTACCAGGTTTTACGCGCCTGTGGTGAGAAAGCCTCGCTCCTTGGAACGGTAAGTAAACGAATTTTAGAAGAAGTACTCGACAGCAAGCTTACCACTTCCGACCCTATTGAACTTGCCAATGACATGAAAACAATGGTAGAAGCCGGTTCTGATTACCTGGTTATGGAAGTTTCATCTCATGCTTTAGATCAGGACCGGGTGGCCGGAATTGATTTTGATGTTGCTGCTTTCACGAATCTCAGCCAGGATCATCTTGACTATCATGAAAACCTGGATCAATACGCAAAGGCCAAAAAGATTTTATTCGACAATCTCCCCGAATCCTCAACCGCTGTAATAAACGCTGATGATGTGCAGGGTGAGTTTATGCTGAAGGATTGCAAAGCCGGGAAATCATTGCTCAGCTTTGATAATGAATCGGCGCATATCCTGAAGAATTCTTCTGATGGAATTACCATCGTCGTGAATGAGGAAAAAATTGAGAGTCCTCTTATAGGAACCTTTAACGCCTATAATGTAGGTGAAGCATTTCTTATTTGCCGGGCACTGGGTCTGGAAGCCAAAGATATTACAGCCGCATTAAGTAATGCCAAAGGGGCGCCCGGACGCATGGAACCGGTTACTGTTGAAGGGGATAACCTCCCTAAAGTAATTGTGGATTATGCACACACCCCGAACGCCCTTGAAAACGTTTGCTCTACCCTTTCTTCTGTGAAAGAAGCTAATCAAACACTTACCGTTATTTTTGGTGCCGGTGGAGATCGTGACTCAAGCAAGCGACCGAAAATGGCCAAAGCAGCAGCTGAGTTTGCTGACAAAATTATTGTAACCAGTGACAATCCCCGTACAGAAAATCCTGATTTAATTATCGCAGATATACTGGACGGATTTGAAGTGCTTGATAACGTGAAAAGCATTACCGATCGAAAACAAGCGATTCAACAAGCGATTGCAGATGCAAACGGAAATGAAATCATCCTGATTGCCGGTAAAGGCCATGAGGATTATCAGGAAGTAGATGGCAAGCGCCATCACTTTGACGACCGGGAAATTGCCCGCGAATCTTTAACCCAAAAAGCCGGGGGAGGAGACTGA